The following coding sequences are from one Methanolacinia paynteri window:
- a CDS encoding S-methyl-5-thioribose-1-phosphate isomerase, with amino-acid sequence CETRPLNQGSRLTAWELSRDNIPVKTITDSGAAFLMKRGEIDAVVVGADRITHDAVFNKIGTYMHAVCAKHHEIPFYVAAPTSTFDATLSEKDVVVEQRDRNELAKCGDRLLMPDSVDAINYAFDSTPVELVTAIFTEKGAVMPPFSVDEILQRKVGI; translated from the coding sequence CGTGCGAAACCCGGCCGCTCAACCAGGGATCGAGGCTTACCGCATGGGAGCTTTCGAGGGACAACATCCCTGTAAAGACGATCACCGACTCCGGCGCCGCGTTCCTCATGAAGAGAGGCGAGATCGATGCGGTCGTCGTCGGTGCGGACAGGATAACGCACGATGCGGTATTCAACAAGATCGGGACCTACATGCATGCTGTCTGCGCAAAGCACCACGAAATCCCGTTCTATGTCGCCGCTCCTACGTCGACATTCGACGCGACACTCTCGGAAAAGGACGTCGTCGTCGAGCAGAGGGACCGAAACGAGCTTGCGAAGTGCGGGGACAGGCTCCTTATGCCTGATTCGGTAGATGCGATAAACTACGCGTTCGATTCGACGCCGGTGGAGCTCGTAACGGCGATATTTACGGAAAAGGGAGCGGTCATGCCGCCTTTCTCGGTCGATGAGATATTGCAGCGAAAGGTTGGTATATAA
- a CDS encoding anthranilate synthase component II, giving the protein MNVLVIDCYDSFTYNLCQQIGKTGCNLTVFKNDADPEEVFAGNYDRIILSPGPGKPENSGLCLDVLETLSRETPTLGVCLGHQAICHFFGAEVVKTNKPVHGKVSEIIHDGGSIYSGLKSPITATRYHSLAVLAETLPKELVLTAKSTDDGMIMGVRHTKYPVEGVQFHPESILTGVGDRLMENFLREGICR; this is encoded by the coding sequence ATGAACGTCCTTGTCATAGACTGCTACGACAGTTTCACCTACAACCTCTGCCAGCAGATCGGAAAGACCGGCTGCAACCTCACGGTATTCAAAAACGACGCTGACCCGGAGGAGGTCTTCGCCGGGAACTACGACAGGATCATCCTCTCGCCGGGACCGGGAAAGCCGGAGAACTCGGGCCTCTGCCTCGACGTTCTCGAAACTTTGAGCAGGGAGACCCCCACTCTCGGGGTCTGCCTCGGCCACCAGGCGATCTGCCATTTCTTCGGGGCAGAGGTCGTAAAGACCAACAAGCCGGTGCACGGGAAGGTCTCGGAGATAATCCACGACGGAGGGAGCATCTACTCGGGGCTGAAATCGCCCATCACGGCGACACGCTACCATTCGCTCGCCGTCCTGGCGGAGACGCTTCCAAAGGAGCTTGTCCTGACCGCGAAGAGCACTGACGACGGGATGATCATGGGCGTCAGGCACACGAAATACCCGGTCGAAGGAGTCCAGTTCCACCCGGAAAGCATACTGACAGGGGTCGGCGACAGGCTCATGGAGAATTTCCTGAGGGAGGGAATATGCAGATGA
- a CDS encoding OBG GTPase family GTP-binding protein: MASVEEEIKALEDEIQNTKYNKATSHHIGRLKAKLAKLKDEAVMRAMASAGGGEGYSVKKSGDGTVVLVGFPSVGKSTLLNKLTGNTDSETASYAFTTLTVVPGAMEHKGANIQILDIPGLIAGAAMGKGRGKEVIAVVRGADLILLLGDVYNEKHINVLINELYDAGIRINKKKPDITIKKASNGGIRFNTVGYSGLDLEEIRAILAENKIVNADVLIRGEVTQDDFIDAMFGNRVYVPAFFAINKVDLVDEQTRRDIVKDVTKRFGRPPIMLSAHSGYNIEKLKDEIYEQLGFIRIYMKPVGGKADMEEPLIIREPATVEDVCNKLHREFVSKFRYAKVWGPSVKHDAQRVSLPHQLLDGDILTIVTRA, encoded by the coding sequence ATGGCCTCCGTTGAAGAAGAAATAAAAGCACTCGAAGACGAGATACAGAATACAAAATACAATAAGGCAACTTCTCATCATATCGGCAGGCTCAAGGCGAAACTTGCGAAACTGAAGGATGAGGCCGTAATGAGAGCGATGGCCTCGGCCGGCGGAGGCGAAGGCTACTCGGTCAAAAAGTCGGGCGACGGAACAGTAGTCCTCGTCGGTTTCCCTTCTGTCGGTAAGTCGACGCTCCTCAACAAACTTACGGGCAATACGGACAGCGAGACCGCGAGCTACGCGTTCACCACACTCACCGTCGTCCCCGGTGCGATGGAGCACAAGGGTGCGAATATCCAGATCCTCGATATCCCGGGACTTATCGCGGGAGCGGCGATGGGCAAGGGCCGCGGAAAGGAGGTCATCGCCGTCGTAAGAGGCGCCGACCTGATCCTCCTTCTCGGCGACGTATACAATGAAAAGCACATCAACGTCCTGATAAACGAACTATACGACGCCGGCATTCGTATCAACAAGAAGAAGCCCGATATCACGATAAAGAAGGCGTCGAACGGCGGTATAAGGTTCAACACAGTCGGCTACTCGGGTCTCGACCTCGAGGAGATTCGTGCGATCCTCGCGGAGAACAAGATCGTCAACGCCGACGTCCTCATCAGGGGCGAGGTGACCCAGGACGATTTCATCGACGCGATGTTCGGCAACAGGGTCTATGTCCCGGCATTCTTTGCGATCAACAAGGTGGATCTCGTCGACGAGCAGACCCGGCGGGATATCGTAAAGGACGTGACGAAAAGATTCGGAAGGCCGCCGATCATGCTCTCGGCCCACAGCGGGTACAATATTGAAAAGCTGAAGGACGAGATCTACGAACAGCTCGGCTTCATTAGGATCTATATGAAACCCGTTGGCGGTAAAGCCGACATGGAAGAGCCGCTCATTATCAGGGAGCCTGCGACGGTGGAAGATGTCTGCAACAAGCTTCACCGCGAATTCGTCAGCAAATTCAGGTATGCAAAAGTGTGGGGCCCGTCGGTCAAGCACGACGCCCAGAGGGTCAGTCTCCCGCACCAGCTTCTGGACGGGGATATTCTGACAATTGTTACGAGGGCCTGA
- a CDS encoding tRNA (guanine(10)-N(2))-dimethyltransferase, whose amino-acid sequence PVFFNKRMAINRDLTILILKCLQPETYLDAMGATGARGLRVSKECGIKVTICDKDTDSITLIKYNRDRCCKEAEVVECDANVLMHQRRFDAVDIDPFGSPAPFMNSAATSAKKYLFLTATDTAPLCGAHLKAGIRRYFSKPLNNEYHSETGLRVLLGYAARECAKYDRGIEPLFCYAREHFVRVHLKVTGGAGRADKALANLGYVHHCNSCGFRIEQKGILPETIRCSECGGKLAVSGPVWLGAINDKELIAEMLEKLPEAELDNEIKIQKLLTTLGEELDTSTFYDYHVLSRLWKVSPKSIDDVIESLKEKGYAASRVHYCGTGLKTDAPLAAIKESLT is encoded by the coding sequence CACCGGTATTCTTCAACAAAAGAATGGCGATAAACAGGGACCTGACAATCCTTATCCTGAAGTGTCTCCAGCCCGAGACATACCTCGACGCGATGGGGGCAACAGGTGCGAGAGGGCTTAGGGTCTCGAAGGAATGCGGGATCAAAGTGACGATCTGCGACAAGGACACCGACTCTATAACACTGATAAAATACAACCGCGACCGGTGCTGCAAGGAGGCGGAGGTCGTCGAATGCGACGCGAACGTCCTGATGCACCAGAGAAGATTCGATGCGGTCGACATCGATCCCTTCGGCTCGCCCGCACCCTTCATGAACTCGGCGGCGACATCTGCCAAAAAATATCTCTTCTTAACGGCGACGGACACCGCCCCCCTCTGCGGTGCACATCTGAAGGCGGGAATCCGCCGGTATTTCTCCAAACCGCTGAACAACGAATACCATTCCGAGACCGGCCTCCGTGTTCTCCTCGGCTACGCGGCAAGGGAATGCGCAAAATACGATCGCGGGATCGAGCCGCTCTTCTGTTACGCAAGAGAGCACTTCGTCAGGGTTCACCTGAAAGTCACCGGGGGAGCGGGGAGGGCGGACAAGGCACTCGCGAATCTCGGCTATGTCCACCACTGCAACAGCTGCGGGTTCAGGATCGAGCAGAAAGGAATCCTTCCCGAGACGATACGGTGCAGCGAATGCGGCGGGAAGCTTGCGGTCTCCGGCCCGGTCTGGCTCGGGGCTATCAACGACAAAGAACTCATCGCGGAGATGCTTGAAAAACTCCCGGAAGCGGAACTCGACAACGAAATTAAGATCCAAAAACTCCTCACGACACTCGGTGAAGAGCTCGACACGTCGACATTCTACGACTACCACGTGCTGAGCAGATTATGGAAAGTATCCCCAAAATCGATCGACGATGTCATCGAATCGTTGAAAGAGAAGGGATACGCCGCATCAAGAGTCCATTACTGCGGAACCGGGCTGAAGACCGACGCTCCCCTTGCAGCAATAAAAGAGTCACTGACCTGA
- a CDS encoding DMT family transporter: MFRPKWIYFSFIVLAVIFQASAGIFFKYAAITLAGINLASIMSNLFYILALVCMFLQAVVWQQALIYYPLSYAYPFISMVSFVVLIASAVLFQEGITMTNILGLVLISVGITIVSRKATGHINT; the protein is encoded by the coding sequence ATGTTTAGGCCGAAATGGATCTATTTCTCCTTTATCGTTCTTGCAGTAATTTTTCAGGCATCTGCAGGCATATTTTTTAAATACGCTGCAATAACCCTGGCAGGTATCAATCTCGCTTCTATAATGTCAAACCTGTTTTATATTCTGGCACTGGTCTGCATGTTCCTCCAGGCTGTTGTATGGCAGCAGGCGCTAATTTATTATCCGCTTTCATATGCATATCCGTTCATAAGTATGGTCAGTTTTGTAGTCCTTATAGCCTCGGCAGTCCTCTTTCAGGAAGGAATAACGATGACTAATATCCTGGGTCTCGTCCTGATATCTGTCGGAATAACAATCGTCTCACGGAAGGCAACGGGGCACATTAATACATGA
- a CDS encoding DUF116 domain-containing protein, producing the protein MLPGTELWDQFMIAIGEIAVIVFIGLFLFSLFVVALAFYSIKRGRFYFPRVLQAGLVISEGLVKAICKFFGLDDKELTAFFIRLHNAMTKSSFAAVPSNKRAIFVPQCLRHSACPANLTPEGLVCRRCGRCEIGAHIDELEDMGYMVWIAPGSTLIKRMVAKYQPEAVIGVGCLVEVKEGLEMLDKAGLIGMGVLTLKDGCVETIMNWNDLLEVAREGLPKPD; encoded by the coding sequence ATGTTGCCGGGAACAGAGTTGTGGGACCAGTTTATGATCGCGATCGGGGAGATTGCGGTCATCGTGTTTATCGGGTTGTTCCTCTTCTCCCTCTTTGTCGTAGCGTTAGCGTTTTACTCCATCAAACGCGGCAGGTTCTACTTCCCGCGAGTCCTGCAGGCGGGCCTTGTCATATCGGAAGGTTTGGTCAAGGCGATATGCAAGTTCTTCGGTCTCGACGACAAGGAGCTGACGGCGTTCTTCATCAGGCTCCACAACGCGATGACGAAGAGCTCTTTTGCTGCGGTTCCGTCGAACAAGAGGGCGATCTTCGTGCCCCAGTGCCTGAGGCATTCGGCATGCCCGGCGAACCTGACACCCGAGGGCCTGGTGTGCAGGCGCTGCGGGCGGTGCGAGATCGGTGCACATATAGACGAACTTGAGGATATGGGCTATATGGTATGGATAGCTCCGGGTTCGACTCTTATCAAAAGAATGGTTGCAAAATACCAGCCCGAGGCCGTGATCGGTGTCGGCTGCCTGGTCGAAGTAAAAGAGGGTCTCGAGATGCTTGATAAGGCCGGGCTTATCGGGATGGGCGTCCTTACGTTAAAGGACGGCTGTGTCGAGACTATAATGAACTGGAACGATCTTCTCGAAGTGGCACGCGAGGGTCTTCCGAAACCGGATTAG
- a CDS encoding class I SAM-dependent methyltransferase, protein MKILGSDRTFTMMIDEYIKPKSGDKLLDIGCGPANIFNYLPQDVAYTGLDYNEKYIEAAKERYGEKGTFILGEVSDDIYDNLAENFDIVIATGVIHHLSTDEATSMLMKGYECLKENGKIVTVDNVYDNSLSFINKTALKMDRGAYIRNEQEYLSLFTPFPDVRCSVVKSPLRIPYYYIICTVTKRNLSGSD, encoded by the coding sequence ATGAAAATTCTCGGTTCGGACCGCACTTTCACTATGATGATCGATGAATACATAAAACCTAAAAGCGGGGACAAATTACTTGATATCGGATGCGGGCCGGCAAATATTTTCAATTATCTTCCTCAGGATGTTGCATATACGGGACTGGATTATAATGAAAAATATATCGAAGCTGCAAAGGAAAGATACGGAGAAAAAGGAACCTTCATTCTTGGAGAGGTCTCAGATGACATATATGACAATCTGGCCGAAAATTTTGACATAGTCATCGCAACAGGTGTCATTCATCATCTTTCAACAGATGAGGCAACCAGTATGCTTATGAAGGGGTATGAATGCCTGAAAGAGAACGGGAAAATAGTAACGGTAGACAATGTATATGATAATTCATTGAGTTTCATCAATAAAACCGCACTAAAAATGGACAGGGGAGCATATATAAGAAATGAACAGGAGTATCTGTCCCTTTTTACCCCGTTTCCAGACGTCCGGTGCTCGGTTGTGAAATCGCCATTAAGGATACCATATTACTACATCATCTGTACAGTAACAAAGAGAAATCTCTCTGGATCTGACTAG
- a CDS encoding anthranilate synthase component I family protein has translation MTRGDAGGMETGLLQETIPAYSEIEKICAEKDYPVIIPVYAVFDDTFPRPADAFGMLREDGCRDGGFILESLEGNEKLARYSILGFNVRAKITISEKTEITGDRGFTGAPDSEINGDPLEAARAAIKNPRFCNTGIPIFPGGFTGYFSYDMVYSLYPGRLGSRKKTEDNDFPLAEFLMPGDYIVYDHFENSVYFASLLKIGEDTDARSEYLKAAGRIAGMVDLLRGKQNETETDHGAAGDRCEYTSPTGKESYEDMVSSAREYIYSGDIFQAVVSRKFECEFGGDPYSIYRALRKINPSPYMYYIDFGGRQVIGASPEMLVRCRKGVVSTVPIAGTRKRGMTPEEDAALAEELLADGKECSEHIMLVDLARNDIGRISKYGTVRLPQFMEVEKFSHVQHIVSTVEGDLSDGLDGFDALRSCFPAGTVSGAPKIRAMEIIDELETEARGLYAGAVGYICPDGDIDFAIAIRTVLAENGKLTIQAGAGIVADSVPETEFFETESKAAGIIKSIDAAGGKETGAIRTGGIVR, from the coding sequence GTGACACGAGGTGATGCCGGTGGAATGGAGACCGGTTTATTACAGGAAACAATACCAGCATATTCGGAAATAGAAAAGATCTGCGCGGAAAAGGATTATCCGGTGATAATTCCTGTCTACGCGGTATTCGACGATACGTTCCCGAGACCTGCGGATGCATTCGGGATGCTGCGCGAAGATGGATGCAGAGACGGGGGATTCATACTCGAATCTCTCGAAGGAAACGAAAAACTGGCGAGATACTCGATACTCGGCTTCAACGTCCGGGCGAAGATCACGATCTCGGAAAAGACGGAGATCACGGGCGACCGCGGGTTCACAGGAGCTCCGGACAGCGAGATAAACGGAGACCCGCTCGAAGCCGCAAGAGCCGCGATAAAGAACCCGCGGTTCTGCAATACCGGAATCCCGATCTTTCCCGGCGGATTTACGGGATACTTCTCGTACGATATGGTATACTCGCTCTACCCCGGCCGGTTGGGCAGCAGGAAGAAGACTGAAGACAACGACTTCCCGCTCGCCGAATTCCTCATGCCGGGAGATTATATAGTATACGACCATTTTGAAAATTCGGTATACTTCGCATCGCTCCTGAAGATCGGAGAAGATACGGATGCCAGGTCGGAATACCTGAAGGCCGCAGGAAGGATCGCCGGAATGGTCGATCTCCTCAGGGGAAAGCAAAACGAAACGGAAACGGATCACGGGGCTGCCGGCGACCGGTGTGAATACACCTCCCCCACGGGAAAGGAGTCCTACGAGGATATGGTCAGTTCAGCCCGCGAATACATCTACTCGGGAGACATATTCCAGGCCGTCGTTTCACGGAAGTTCGAATGCGAATTCGGCGGCGACCCGTATTCGATATACAGGGCGCTGAGGAAGATCAACCCGAGCCCGTATATGTACTACATAGATTTCGGCGGACGCCAGGTGATCGGAGCCAGCCCGGAGATGCTTGTCAGGTGCAGGAAAGGAGTAGTTTCCACCGTGCCGATCGCAGGGACGAGGAAACGCGGAATGACACCCGAAGAGGACGCCGCACTTGCCGAAGAGCTGCTTGCCGACGGAAAGGAATGCTCGGAGCATATCATGCTCGTCGATCTTGCGAGAAACGATATCGGCAGGATCTCGAAATACGGGACGGTCAGGCTGCCGCAGTTCATGGAGGTCGAGAAGTTCTCACATGTCCAGCATATAGTATCCACCGTCGAAGGCGATCTCTCGGACGGCCTCGACGGGTTCGACGCACTGAGGTCGTGCTTCCCGGCGGGAACGGTCAGCGGGGCCCCGAAGATCAGGGCGATGGAGATTATCGACGAGCTCGAAACCGAAGCAAGAGGTCTCTACGCGGGAGCGGTCGGGTATATCTGCCCTGACGGGGACATCGACTTCGCGATAGCGATCAGAACTGTCCTCGCCGAGAACGGGAAGCTTACGATCCAGGCCGGAGCGGGGATCGTTGCAGATTCTGTCCCTGAAACGGAGTTCTTCGAGACCGAGAGCAAGGCGGCCGGGATAATAAAATCGATCGATGCGGCAGGCGGAAAGGAAACGGGAGCGATTAGAACCGGAGGAATTGTAAGATGA
- a CDS encoding acyltransferase: protein MNRKGKEYNDFCIIMGEPTIGKNVWIGYFTVIDGTGGLIIEDGVEVSSGAKIMSHSTEWRCINEKRIVNGEINKEDISYKPVIVGKYSFIGTNAVILKGVKIGHHSIIGAGSVVTRDIPPYSVAVGIPARVTGDSREFRGGN, encoded by the coding sequence ATGAACAGAAAAGGTAAAGAGTACAATGATTTCTGTATAATAATGGGTGAGCCGACAATTGGAAAGAACGTGTGGATCGGCTATTTTACCGTGATAGACGGGACAGGCGGTTTAATAATCGAAGATGGCGTTGAAGTAAGTTCGGGTGCGAAAATAATGTCCCATTCAACTGAATGGCGCTGTATAAATGAGAAAAGAATTGTTAACGGGGAGATTAACAAGGAAGATATCTCTTACAAACCGGTTATTGTTGGGAAATATTCATTTATCGGTACAAATGCCGTAATTCTTAAAGGCGTTAAAATCGGCCATCACAGCATTATCGGTGCCGGAAGTGTAGTAACCAGGGATATCCCTCCGTATTCAGTAGCTGTAGGCATTCCTGCCAGGGTGACCGGGGATTCAAGAGAATTCAGAGGCGGGAACTAA
- a CDS encoding bactofilin family protein, translating into MKVFRDGNTFIAPAGSYFEGNVKINGDFVVPPLTHFWGVLDVAGNLELGPRSSVKSRVICRNAVIGPHTEINGPLRASGDVTICDSAKIKTIEAAGDVILRPGVEIGDVRSEGTIYVYGKVKSGKLFGRQVKVLRDPVQNPNPVSEDPRVPLREDRSSSL; encoded by the coding sequence ATGAAAGTTTTCAGGGATGGCAATACTTTTATAGCTCCCGCAGGGTCGTATTTTGAGGGCAACGTTAAGATAAACGGGGATTTCGTTGTCCCGCCCCTCACTCATTTCTGGGGCGTCTTAGACGTCGCGGGCAATCTCGAACTCGGTCCGAGGTCGTCTGTAAAATCGAGAGTCATATGCAGAAACGCGGTAATCGGGCCGCACACTGAAATAAACGGACCGCTCAGGGCATCGGGGGATGTCACCATCTGCGACTCCGCAAAGATAAAGACCATCGAGGCCGCAGGCGACGTGATCCTCCGACCCGGAGTCGAGATCGGGGACGTAAGGAGCGAAGGAACGATATACGTCTACGGAAAGGTAAAGTCGGGAAAACTCTTCGGGCGGCAGGTAAAAGTCTTAAGAGACCCGGTCCAGAACCCTAATCCGGTTTCGGAAGACCCTCGCGTGCCACTTCGAGAAGATCGTTCCAGTTCATTATAG
- a CDS encoding glycosyltransferase family 2 protein: protein MKLSIVIPIYNSESTLIELTDRLIKTFEDLIPGYDYEIILVDDCSNDNSWTLMKKIHNENNRIKVIHLLKNFGQHNATLSGLHYAEGDYIVIMDDDLQHPPEEIPKLISKIQEGYSVVYGRYEIKKHSRLENFFSKRFQNFIHSILDIPASLSVTSFAIFSSDVVKNMISIRSSYIFLPALVSKSVPVNKITNIIVDHHPRKVGSSNYHFRKYMALFLNLIINYSNIPLFIVGIIGIVSSVLSICYGLYILGHFMMDPTYGLMGWNSLIVAITLLGGLTLLSIAVIGEYLRRILTEVSYGQQYVIGEMYV, encoded by the coding sequence ATGAAACTATCTATAGTTATTCCCATATATAACAGTGAATCCACCCTTATCGAATTAACTGACCGGCTGATAAAAACATTTGAAGATCTAATCCCTGGTTACGATTACGAGATTATACTCGTTGACGACTGTAGTAACGATAACAGCTGGACCTTGATGAAAAAGATCCACAATGAGAATAACAGGATAAAAGTAATCCACCTTTTAAAAAATTTTGGTCAGCATAATGCTACGCTCTCCGGACTCCATTATGCCGAAGGAGATTACATTGTCATTATGGATGATGATCTTCAGCATCCGCCTGAAGAAATACCCAAACTCATCAGCAAAATTCAGGAGGGTTATTCGGTCGTTTATGGAAGGTATGAAATAAAAAAACACAGCAGGCTGGAAAATTTTTTCAGCAAAAGGTTTCAGAATTTCATTCATTCCATACTCGATATACCCGCAAGTCTGTCGGTTACAAGTTTTGCAATATTTTCATCAGATGTAGTTAAAAACATGATCTCCATCAGGTCATCATATATATTCCTGCCAGCTCTGGTCAGTAAAAGCGTCCCGGTTAACAAGATTACCAACATTATTGTAGATCATCATCCCCGCAAAGTCGGATCATCAAACTATCATTTTCGAAAATACATGGCGCTCTTCCTGAATCTGATTATAAATTATTCAAATATCCCATTATTTATCGTCGGTATAATAGGAATTGTTTCAAGTGTTCTAAGCATTTGTTACGGATTATACATACTCGGGCACTTCATGATGGACCCGACATATGGTTTAATGGGATGGAATTCTCTTATAGTAGCCATAACACTTCTCGGAGGCCTGACTCTTCTGTCAATTGCAGTTATAGGGGAATACCTTCGCAGGATTTTAACTGAAGTCTCTTACGGCCAGCAATATGTTATCGGAGAAATGTATGTTTAG
- a CDS encoding geranylgeranylglycerol-phosphate geranylgeranyltransferase — FAVLLGVIIAAGPFDLLSPGAPPLYIYPALIAAVAMITAAGNVINDYFDRDIDAVNRPDRAIPSGEITPKAALAYSIVLFIAGLAASLFTNLLCIAIAILNSALLALYASSLKGVPLAGNIAVSYLTASIFLFGGATFGPFGLMQNFYVALIVFLAILARELLKDAEDIEGDSKGGARTLPMSIGVKKTGILCFVLSLIAVIISLLPVFRWWGPAYLLLIVIADLVIMAGATNGLYAESPADLRRTKATSILKYGMFLSLVIFIASAMLIG; from the coding sequence ATTCGCCGTTCTTCTCGGCGTAATAATCGCGGCAGGCCCGTTTGACCTCCTGTCACCCGGAGCACCGCCGTTATACATATATCCCGCCCTCATAGCCGCAGTCGCAATGATAACAGCAGCCGGAAACGTCATCAACGACTACTTCGACCGGGACATCGATGCAGTCAACCGTCCCGACCGGGCGATCCCTTCCGGCGAAATAACCCCGAAGGCCGCACTCGCATATAGTATAGTGCTCTTCATCGCAGGACTCGCCGCCTCCCTCTTCACAAACCTGCTGTGCATCGCCATTGCAATCTTAAACTCGGCCCTGCTCGCACTCTACGCAAGCAGCCTCAAGGGAGTCCCTCTCGCGGGAAACATCGCGGTATCCTACCTCACCGCAAGCATATTCCTCTTCGGCGGTGCGACCTTCGGCCCCTTCGGGCTTATGCAGAACTTCTACGTCGCACTCATCGTCTTCCTCGCCATCCTCGCCCGTGAACTCCTCAAGGACGCCGAGGACATCGAAGGCGACAGCAAAGGCGGGGCCAGAACTCTCCCGATGTCCATCGGGGTGAAGAAGACCGGAATCCTCTGCTTCGTCCTCTCCCTTATCGCGGTCATAATCAGCCTCCTGCCCGTCTTCCGCTGGTGGGGTCCTGCATACCTCCTCCTGATCGTCATCGCCGATCTCGTAATCATGGCGGGTGCGACAAACGGCCTTTATGCAGAAAGCCCTGCAGACCTCAGGAGAACGAAGGCCACCTCGATCCTGAAGTACGGGATGTTCTTATCGCTCGTAATCTTCATCGCGTCCGCAATGCTCATAGGATAA
- the rffA gene encoding dTDP-4-amino-4,6-dideoxygalactose transaminase — protein sequence MIPFNRQALFGNEFSYIQDAFEQGKISGDGKYTKFCTNFMQKRFSAEKILLTPSCTHALELAALLINIQPGDEVIMPSYTFVSTATAFVLRGARPVFCDIRSDNLNIDEDKIEALITKRTRAIVPVHYGGVACEMDKINEIADENGLYVVEDAAQGVNAKYKGRYLGTIGHFGCYSFHETKNYSMGEGGAIVINDPGFIERAEILREKGTDRSKFYRGEVDKYSWVDIGSSYLPSDISAAILWAQLENLDEIQQKRRHIHERYFNGLAELEKEDFLRLPVINEFAESNNHLFYILMNSERERDELLAYLKENGVYAVFHYVPLHMSTYYHRNYGEISLPLTEDLSARLIRLPMYYELSDDEITRVIDLVRKWHDHN from the coding sequence ATGATTCCATTTAACCGGCAGGCTCTTTTCGGCAATGAATTCAGCTATATCCAGGACGCTTTTGAGCAGGGAAAGATCTCCGGAGACGGCAAATACACAAAATTTTGCACCAACTTTATGCAAAAGAGATTTTCTGCTGAAAAAATTCTCCTCACACCGTCCTGTACCCATGCTCTTGAACTTGCAGCACTCCTGATCAACATTCAGCCCGGAGACGAAGTGATCATGCCTTCATATACATTCGTATCAACTGCCACCGCCTTTGTCCTGCGTGGCGCACGGCCGGTCTTTTGTGATATCAGAAGTGACAACCTCAATATCGACGAGGACAAGATCGAAGCGCTGATCACAAAAAGAACACGTGCGATTGTACCCGTTCATTATGGTGGCGTCGCCTGTGAAATGGATAAAATAAACGAAATTGCAGACGAAAACGGGTTGTATGTCGTTGAAGATGCGGCACAGGGTGTCAACGCAAAATATAAGGGCAGATATCTTGGAACCATCGGCCATTTCGGCTGCTATAGTTTCCACGAAACAAAGAATTACTCGATGGGTGAAGGCGGTGCGATTGTCATAAATGATCCCGGGTTTATAGAAAGGGCTGAGATTCTCCGGGAGAAAGGAACAGACAGGAGCAAATTTTACCGCGGGGAGGTTGATAAATACTCCTGGGTGGATATCGGATCGAGCTACCTTCCGTCAGATATCTCCGCTGCAATTTTATGGGCCCAATTGGAGAATCTTGACGAAATTCAGCAAAAACGAAGACACATACACGAACGGTACTTCAATGGACTGGCAGAACTGGAAAAGGAAGATTTTTTGCGGCTGCCTGTTATCAACGAATTTGCGGAGTCAAACAATCATCTCTTCTATATACTGATGAACTCTGAACGGGAGAGAGATGAACTCCTTGCCTACTTAAAAGAAAATGGTGTTTATGCAGTGTTCCATTATGTTCCTTTGCATATGTCTACCTACTACCACAGGAATTACGGGGAGATTTCATTACCACTGACGGAAGATTTGAGTGCAAGGCTGATCCGGCTGCCGATGTACTACGAGCTATCAGATGATGAAATAACAAGAGTTATTGATTTGGTAAGGAAATGGCATGATCATAACTGA